AGGTTGTCCAAAGTAAGAGCTGGCAATAAAGGCAATATGGGTGATATGTGCCGGAATTTTGCGTAAATACAGGCGGATTTGTTCTTGATCTAACGGCGCACGATACATGGTTTGCGCGCCGCGATCTTTACCGTCTAGGCTATCGCCTTGATGACATACTGACTCTGTGTTATCGCGTAATTGCTTAAACCATACAAGGTCACTCATTGTACATTTAGCATCATATAATACGCACGCCAAATCAATATCAATCGCCCCTTGATTTTCTTTAAAGCGCTTCAGCATACCTTTCGGTTTGGTCGGCGTAAAATCATAATTTAGGGCAAAAAATAGTGTATCAGAGGTTAAACCAAGCGCGGTCAGGCTGTCTGAGAGTAGCGATGATGGAGCGGTAATCGACATAATAAGCCTTTATAGTATTCAGTTTTTATAATGGATTGCGATCTTTATTCCAGTGAGTGGTTCAATACGGCTTGATACAGTAGCTTTGGTTTGGCATCTAATAAACCGTTGCTGAAGCCGCGCAGCCACCAAACCAGTTGAGAGGTTAAGTTGACCGTGGCATGAATCGTTAGGGTGTCATCGGCATGAATCGTTACCGTCTGGTCATGACTCAGTTTGCTTTCGGTGAGACTTTTGCCAGCCGTTTTCGTAAAGTGTAATTCGATAGCGGTATTTTTACCATGATCAGGCATTTGGCTTAATAGCGGATGGGTAAAGCCCATGCCGCCAGCATCTAAGTAGGTATCTAAGTGGAAGTCATTAGGTGTTTGGGCAATACTTTCAAGTATCTCGACACTGGCAAATCGATGTAGTGCAAACGTGCGAATAATCGCGTCAGCATCATCGGTACGCGTGGCAAGCAAATAAATAATCACGCCTCGCTGAATAATGGCTATCGGATTGAGGGTATATTCGCTGGCATCCGCTTTGTCACTGCGGGTATAGCAGGCTTTGATTTGTAATTGATAAAACAGCGCATGATAAATATGGTCTTTACTGTCTAAGTCGATGTGCGGGGCGATAAGCGGCTGGGTTGCAGGCTCAATGCGTACTCTGTCAATCCATGAGTGCGTCACTTTACTATTTTTAAGTTGCCGACGTGCCAAATCAAACCAAGGAAACAGCTCGTCCAAGATAACGGGCGGTAGCAGCTGCGTTAAGTTTGCTTCAACCATATTAAAGGCGACCGCTTGTGATAGGTTCATGTGCGGTAAACTTTGTAGCGGTGCATCATCGCACCAGCGCCAACCTTGTGGATTGGCATTGTTTTTTTCAATAGGAAAGCGCTTGGCTAAGGCGTTTAAATCGCGTTGCACAGTGCGCAAGCTGATATCGAAGCCTGCAAGCGTGAGCTGCTCATAAATATGACTGGTGCCAACCCAGCGATTACGCTGCAATTGTGACAGCACTTGCCATTGGCGAGCGGTGGTTGCCGCGCCATGACGACTTGCCGCGGTTTCGCTTGCGCTGTCATCATTATTAATGAGCGTGGCTGTTTTTTGAGCGTTTGGTTTTTGCGCAGTCATTAAGAGTTAACCTGTATGCAGTCGCTTTAGTATTGGGTTTATTAAAATTTATCTAACTCAATATCATCTTGTTGTTGCTGACGTTTCTTTTTTTCTTTACGTTTTTTCTCTTTTTGTTTTTCTTAGATTTTTTATCCGTTACCTCCTCAAGCTGTGTATCTCCGGTATCTTGGTTATTATCCCATAGCATCAGCCGCTGTAATACCTTGCCAAATAAGGTCTCTTTGCGATAGCGTTTCTTTTTATTAAGCGTATCAATCGGCAGTCCTGTCATTAAGGTTAACGCTTCGCTCAGTGTATTCACGCCATAAATATGGAAGCTGCCAGATTTCACGGCTTCAATGATGTCATCACGCAGCATTAACTGCTTAACATTTGCCATGGGAATGACCACACCTTGTTGACCCGTCAAGGCTTGTTCGCGGCAGGCATCAAAGAATCCGGCTATTTTGGCATTAATACCGCCAACCGCTTGTACTTCACCCAGCTGATTCATTGAGCCAGTGATGGCATAAGCCTGATTAATCGGGATATTGGCTAAGGCGGATAATAGCGCACAGGCTTCGCTCACTGTGGCACTATCACCATCAATATGGGCGTAGCTTTGCTCAAATGCCAATGACGCACTAAAGTTTAAGGCATGATGTTGGCTAAAGAGAGCGCGTAAATAACTGGTCATAATGAGCATGCCTTTCGCGTGCAAGCTGCCGCCCAAATCAACATCGCGCTCGATATCAAGAATATCACCGGCGCCAATATTAGGCTGAATAACGGCAGTTAAGCGCGCAGGCATACCAAATTCACTATCGGCATAACTGACTACCGTTAAGGCGTTGACCTGACCAACGGCTTGACCTTGGGTGTTAATTAATTGCTGACCATTTTTCAGCTCTTCCCAATAGAGGTCGCGTAAGTATCCTGAACGCTCGTCCATATCGGCAATTGCTTGGGTGACATGATGGACATCAACGATACGTTGATTTTCAAGGCGGGCATGACGATTGGATTCGTGTAGCAGTTTAATCAACAAGTCGCTGTGCAAACTTAAGCGGTCTTGGTCTTCAGCTTGCAGGCTTAAATGTTCTAGCAAGGCGGCTTGCGCGCTATTATCAAAGGGGTATAGCTTGGCAAAATCAATGATATCCGCCATTTTAGCTACCAATGCCAATTCGTGCTCATTGGTACGAATCACATCATCATGAAAGTCAGCGCGTACTTTAAATACCGCATCAAACTCAGGCTCAAGTTCTAACAGCTCATAATATAAGTCTGCTTCCCCCAATAAGATGACTTTTACATTCAGATCAACAGGCGCAGGGGATAGTGACAAACTACCCGTTAAAGTGAGCATTTGCTCAAGGCTAGACAATTTAATTTTGCGCGATTGTAGCGCCCGTTTGAGCCCTTGCCATGCATAAGGATGTTCAAGTACGTGACTGGCTTCTAATAACAAGTAGCCGCCATTAGCACGGTGTAGCGCTCCGGCACGAATCATGCTGACATCAGTGGTTACAGTGCCAAGTTGGGTGATTTGCTCAACATGACCAAGTAAATTCAGATGGGTTGGCAGGTCTTCA
This genomic window from Psychrobacter urativorans contains:
- a CDS encoding TerD family protein, with the translated sequence MSITAPSSLLSDSLTALGLTSDTLFFALNYDFTPTKPKGMLKRFKENQGAIDIDLACVLYDAKCTMSDLVWFKQLRDNTESVCHQGDSLDGKDRGAQTMYRAPLDQEQIRLYLRKIPAHITHIAFIASSYFGQPFSAIDEGEIHLSDDEGNRAFAVNLKQLPRNCNAIWVAALRREVDDWHLTLQNLPLTDNNLPKAAQQVAHELARALPTPQGMSSSHHAV
- a CDS encoding helix-turn-helix transcriptional regulator, encoding MTAQKPNAQKTATLINNDDSASETAASRHGAATTARQWQVLSQLQRNRWVGTSHIYEQLTLAGFDISLRTVQRDLNALAKRFPIEKNNANPQGWRWCDDAPLQSLPHMNLSQAVAFNMVEANLTQLLPPVILDELFPWFDLARRQLKNSKVTHSWIDRVRIEPATQPLIAPHIDLDSKDHIYHALFYQLQIKACYTRSDKADASEYTLNPIAIIQRGVIIYLLATRTDDADAIIRTFALHRFASVEILESIAQTPNDFHLDTYLDAGGMGFTHPLLSQMPDHGKNTAIELHFTKTAGKSLTESKLSHDQTVTIHADDTLTIHATVNLTSQLVWWLRGFSNGLLDAKPKLLYQAVLNHSLE
- a CDS encoding ATP-binding protein — its product is MTQPVANADITTTSTTTIPNAAKTDLSTHQSKVIKNSQKNPLPDPILTEVNRRCRIAAEQLKRYSDVSQLPADTRTAPDLNIGFGQQRALKALQTALDIHASGYHVFAAGENGLGKRTVISRLLQRIAVEQPTPDDWVYVHNFTDPRTPMALHLPAGQSILLQQQVNNLWQQAKKRLNQRFRSDHYQSKIEAIKNATHQQETHAYDALNAEGKQYDLALTFRPFDNKAVFVHPSQLPTEDTSVSDSISDAANSNTADNNDDGEVKVATSHLNNNNKSTSAKTKTTSKDIENKHDDNGYEAELSNFAQKNHMQKRLNQLTIALEQLEDEANDAIEELHHNIAKRALQPLFTPIRELFTENQSVLDYLEAMFADMVTHVERIVNGDDEEFIAAVLATTPSRYAVNVMVSHKPDSGAPVIFEDLPTHLNLLGHVEQITQLGTVTTDVSMIRAGALHRANGGYLLLEASHVLEHPYAWQGLKRALQSRKIKLSSLEQMLTLTGSLSLSPAPVDLNVKVILLGEADLYYELLELEPEFDAVFKVRADFHDDVIRTNEHELALVAKMADIIDFAKLYPFDNSAQAALLEHLSLQAEDQDRLSLHSDLLIKLLHESNRHARLENQRIVDVHHVTQAIADMDERSGYLRDLYWEELKNGQQLINTQGQAVGQVNALTVVSYADSEFGMPARLTAVIQPNIGAGDILDIERDVDLGGSLHAKGMLIMTSYLRALFSQHHALNFSASLAFEQSYAHIDGDSATVSEACALLSALANIPINQAYAITGSMNQLGEVQAVGGINAKIAGFFDACREQALTGQQGVVIPMANVKQLMLRDDIIEAVKSGSFHIYGVNTLSEALTLMTGLPIDTLNKKKRYRKETLFGKVLQRLMLWDNNQDTGDTQLEEVTDKKSKKNKKRKNVKKKRNVSNNKMILS